The window ACGACAAGATAGAAAAGAGTGGGGCAGTTTTAAAGTTAAGCACgaaatatatttttgttccataagggtgggggaggaaggcagacaAAAGTTGAAGATTCCCGACTAGACTAGAAGGAATTCAAAGTGTCCACCTGGGAAATCTCCACTTACACAACAAAGGCAGAAGACCTGCTCCGGGCTGGAGGGTGCAAAAGGTGACTTGTTTCTAAGGTTCGCTTCTCTGGTCCTGCGGCAAACCGCACCGTCTGGCCAACACCTCTGGTGTTGGGGACTCCCGCGCTGTTGACAGCCGGCCTCCCAGCGTGCCCGAGCCAGAAACCGCCCCACCTGCTGCTGGACGCCAAGCCCCGCCCACTCCGCGCGTGGGCCAATGGGTTGGGCTCCAGGGGCGGGGCGAGGCAGGGGGAGGAGCgaggccaggggcggggcggcggcggacAGCGCGGTAGTGGCGGTGGCTGCAGGGGCGGCGGCGGCTTGGCCGAGTGTCCGCGGGTCGTGGGGGGATGGGGTCTGCGAGCTCCAGCcctcggcggcggcggaggcggccGTGAGTGTCGGGCCGGCGTCCGCGTCCGGGACGCGGGATGGAGCGCTGCGGTGAGTGTGGGTCGGCGGCGCTCGCTTCGGCCGCGGCTGCGGCTCGGGGCTGGGGTCACGCGTGGTGGCCGGCCGCGAGGTGCGGTCCAAGGTCCGGGCGGCCCACGCGGTGGCTCCGAGCGGAAGCGGTGCGGCTGCGGTCTGCGCTGGGAGCCGGGCCGGGTTCCTTGGGGCTCCCGGTCCTTCGGGTAGGGGTTCGACCCGAGCCTTGGGTGCGCCGGGAGTGGCCAGAGCCGGGAAGTCGGGAGGGCGCGAGCCGTCGCCTCGCGGGCACTGCGGACCCCGGACGGGCGTCCCGAGTTAAGCGACGTGGCCGCCGGGAGAGACTCGCTGGCGGACTTCCACCCCATTCCGGGTCCCGCCgagctccctgcagcccctctccctttcctggcCGCGCGCCTTCCTCCGCCTCCATCGGAATGCGGgctccttccccctttccccGCTGGGTCTTCACATTCGCCTTCCTCACTTGGGATCACTTTGGGAAGTTTGGTGGCGTTTTCTGAAATTTCAGTCCGACAAATGCAAAGACTTAGATAAAGTAACAAACATTTCTTGTtccatgtttactttttttttttttaatcacacttCACCTCACCTAGGCCTCTCGACTGTTTATCAtttgcggggtggggggcgcacgAAAGGTGGAAAATTACTCTCATTCCCTTCCGATCCGAGTGCCCCCCCTCTGGGGCGTCCATGTCACTTTCTCCATACCCTCCCCTCtacccccacttctctctcttctccctgtaGCTGTCCCTTCTCCACCcctcaccacccccgccccctgcctgtATCTATCatttcccagcctgggcccaacAGCAAGTCCTGTGCTTTGCAGAATAGGAATTGACCCGCGGAGGATTGCAGCTACTACCAGGAGAGAGTATCCTTGCGAGTTTGTTTTCTTAACCGCCCCAGGACCTCATGATCCAAACCTCGTTCTCTGGACGGCTTTCCTTTGGCCCCAGAGTAGCCAGGCACTCTCCTTGTCTTTGAGACCCTCTGACATATCCAGAGTCTATCTTGCTTTTTCACCCCTACCTCTCATTAGAGACAGAAGTGACGTTTCGTTATCATCACCCCGTCCCCCTCCACAATGAGTTTTTTTCATCTTCTGTGGATCTTTTTGGGGAAGTTAGGAGGTGCTTTGTGAAAGTTCCAAGACTTAAGTGGAACTGAAATAGCCAAGGAGCGTTTGGTTCCACATGtaccctttccttttctcctatTCAGATTTGGTGAGGGGGTTTCCTCTCCacgaaaaataattttaaatgagataTGACAGTGAATATTtagaatgaagaaagaaatcacaGCAAATACTACGACGGTCTTGGAGATTTAGATCTCTTTCTTCAGAGATTTCTTTAGGCAGTTTGCCAGAAATGGGTACTTAGAAATGCTTCCTGATTGTAGGAACTGTGCAAGTGAGGAATCTTGACGCTTATGTTTCATTAGCTTTTATGGTACAAATAGCTCTAGTCTTCTCATTCTGAGAAGAGTTTACGAGTGAACTCAAAGGAAAGTGATAGGCCTGGGTAGAAAATGTTTCAGTTTCCACATTGGCAAGAAATAGAACTTTGGCTGAGATGAGGAAAGCACTGTTCAGGAATCCGTGATGGCTGGTCATTCTCACTCTGCCCACCTCTCTAAAATAGAACATCCACCTATTTATCAGTGCCTTCTGTAAAGGCCCTTTAGCTAGGAATTTGGACTTCTGCAACCATTGCTGTTGGTCCCGGGTTACATAGTATGTTGAACAAAACTCATACCCAGAAGGCACCCTGGAAGGATTTGTATTGGTGATTCATTTCAGCATTCACTGAGACAATTCAGTGTGATCCCATTCTATGTTAGGGTCCCATGGAAACTTTCAGTCTCTTGGGTAGAAGTAGACAATCTGAATAAATAGGACCTAACACATAATATCTTGGGTTACCCAAGAAATGTATGGTGAATGTCTGTTGGGAAAGTAGGGGGATGATTTCTTTTCAGTGGAGAGAATGAAAAGGCTTCTTAGACGAGGTGTTGTTTTGTATGAGATTGAAGTTAAGAAAATGT is drawn from Myotis daubentonii chromosome 3, mMyoDau2.1, whole genome shotgun sequence and contains these coding sequences:
- the LOC132230782 gene encoding proline-rich protein HaeIII subfamily 1-like gives rise to the protein MGWKSASESLPAATSLNSGRPSGVRSAREATARALPTSRLWPLPAHPRLGSNPYPKDREPQGTRPGSQRRPQPHRFRSEPPRGPPGPWTAPRGRPPRVTPAPSRSRGRSERRRPTLTAALHPASRTRTPARHSRPPPPPPRAGARRPHPPTTRGHSAKPPPPLQPPPLPRCPPPPRPWPRSSPCLAPPLEPNPLAHARSGRGLASSSRWGGFWLGHAGRPAVNSAGVPNTRGVGQTVRFAAGPEKRTLETSHLLHPPARSRSSAFVV